One bacterium genomic region harbors:
- the argH gene encoding argininosuccinate lyase, which yields MNKSNPLWNKGYQVDDLMLRLTVGTDYLVDCQIARFDCIGSAAHAKMLESIGILKKDELVKLLAGLKEIAQTAAEGNFQIPVELEDAHTVIESKLAEKYGETGKRIHAGRSRNDQILLATRLYTRHLVMSWTKHLLDLSTLFFSRAQHFGHIAMPGYTHLQRAMPSSVAMWMHAFAEGTLDLAREGLGLILILNRNPLGAGAGFGSSLPLDREMVARLLGFDAAQRSVIDVQNSRGRNELRALQFAARIASLYEKLGWDFVLYCSEEFGFIKLPKELTTGSSIMPQKRNPDLAELLRGKASRVRSKATELEWVIAKLPSNYHRDLQYSKEPLVAGAQELADIFAMTELLVKGFTLNQERLQAAMTSELYATYEAFRLVQSGMPFRDAYQQVAQKVEAKKIDKDALESDFDFIKQTADQEIIQGIEELNSLVVNLIKWHEKISLVEQEVFHSA from the coding sequence ATGAACAAATCAAACCCACTCTGGAATAAAGGCTATCAAGTTGACGACTTAATGTTGCGTCTAACTGTCGGCACCGATTATCTAGTTGACTGTCAAATCGCGCGTTTTGATTGCATCGGCTCTGCCGCGCACGCAAAAATGCTGGAATCAATCGGGATTCTCAAAAAAGACGAACTAGTAAAGCTCTTAGCGGGGCTAAAGGAAATCGCGCAAACTGCAGCAGAGGGGAATTTCCAGATCCCAGTCGAACTTGAAGACGCTCATACTGTTATTGAAAGTAAACTTGCTGAAAAATACGGAGAAACTGGTAAGCGCATTCATGCGGGGCGGTCGAGAAACGACCAAATTTTACTAGCGACAAGACTCTACACACGGCATTTGGTGATGAGCTGGACAAAGCACCTACTTGATTTATCGACACTCTTTTTTAGTCGCGCCCAGCACTTTGGGCATATCGCCATGCCTGGGTACACGCATCTCCAGCGCGCGATGCCTTCAAGTGTTGCGATGTGGATGCATGCTTTTGCTGAAGGCACGCTCGATTTAGCTCGCGAAGGTTTAGGCTTAATTTTAATTCTTAATCGCAATCCACTTGGTGCCGGCGCCGGCTTTGGTAGCTCTTTGCCGCTTGACCGAGAAATGGTTGCAAGGCTTTTAGGTTTTGACGCTGCTCAGCGCAGTGTGATTGATGTACAAAATAGTCGTGGTCGCAACGAGCTGCGTGCCTTGCAATTTGCTGCCAGGATTGCCAGTTTATATGAAAAACTTGGTTGGGATTTTGTCCTTTACTGTTCTGAAGAATTCGGTTTTATAAAATTACCCAAAGAACTCACCACAGGTTCCTCGATTATGCCGCAAAAGCGTAATCCTGACTTGGCCGAGTTGCTACGTGGCAAGGCCTCACGTGTTAGATCAAAGGCCACAGAGCTTGAATGGGTAATTGCTAAACTTCCCTCAAATTATCATCGTGACCTGCAATACTCTAAGGAACCATTAGTTGCAGGCGCGCAAGAGCTAGCTGATATTTTTGCGATGACAGAGCTATTAGTTAAAGGTTTCACCTTGAATCAAGAGCGACTCCAGGCTGCAATGACATCTGAGCTTTATGCGACATATGAAGCTTTTCGCTTAGTTCAGTCGGGCATGCCTTTTCGAGATGCCTATCAGCAGGTGGCTCAGAAGGTTGAGGCAAAAAAAATCGATAAAGACGCCTTGGAATCTGATTTTGATTTTATCAAACAAACTGCTGACCAGGAAATTATTCAAGGAATTGAAGAGCTTAATTCTCTTGTCGTCAATCTAATCAAGTGGCACGAGAAAATCTCTCTTGTTGAACAAGAAGTTTTTCATTCTGCCTAG
- a CDS encoding glycosyltransferase — translation MAQKQSDILMPTLDTKLSVIIPVYKNSATISELTQRLQQTLEHMLTSYEIIFCVDACPENYSALIKVLAANNTQIKLLAHPTNLGQQRAIFTGLRAASGNIFAVMDADLQDRPEDLPTLLLELQTASAVFAGRRGQYESRFRLYTGKIFKTFLSWITGVPADAGAFVVFDKSIYDFLMIHAGEKPFLTAMIGLSKRPVTSIPIIRSKREHGESAYGAFRRLHLATNAIIYSLKYKLLK, via the coding sequence ATGGCACAAAAACAATCCGACATTCTAATGCCCACGCTCGACACTAAGCTATCAGTCATCATCCCTGTCTATAAGAACTCCGCGACAATTAGCGAATTAACTCAGCGCCTCCAGCAAACTCTCGAGCATATGCTTACGAGCTACGAAATTATTTTCTGCGTTGATGCTTGCCCAGAAAATTACAGCGCGCTGATCAAAGTACTTGCGGCCAATAACACACAAATCAAACTACTCGCGCACCCGACGAATCTTGGGCAACAGCGTGCAATTTTTACAGGCCTCAGGGCCGCAAGCGGCAATATTTTCGCGGTCATGGACGCAGATCTCCAGGATCGACCCGAGGACCTGCCTACCCTACTCCTGGAACTTCAAACTGCTTCAGCCGTTTTTGCGGGAAGGCGTGGCCAATACGAATCGCGTTTTAGACTTTATACTGGGAAAATCTTTAAAACTTTTTTGTCCTGGATTACTGGGGTTCCTGCCGACGCTGGAGCATTTGTCGTCTTTGACAAAAGTATTTATGATTTTTTAATGATACATGCTGGTGAAAAACCATTTTTGACTGCCATGATTGGACTAAGTAAGCGTCCAGTTACGTCCATTCCGATTATTCGCAGCAAACGCGAGCATGGGGAATCTGCATATGGCGCATTTCGGCGTTTGCACCTAGCCACTAATGCAATTATCTATAGCCTTAAGTATAAACTGCTCAAATAA
- a CDS encoding ATP-binding protein, translating into MINRRFTKDELHTIDLLSDREFYQYDTNPDLLINRANQLPGSIKWILIDEIQRVPRLLNVVHKLIEEKLINFALTGSSSRKLRRGGANLLAGRAFVYNLFPLTHVELGEQFNLDRVLSFGSLPKVFSLQTIEEKSLFLESYVHTYLKEEIVAEQLVRNLTPFRKFLQIAAQMNSQIINFSSIARDVGVDPNTVKTYFSILEETHTGMLLEASEKSVRKQQSQAPKFYLFDTGVKRALDNNINADVSPQTYEYGRLFETFLINEIHRLNYYFRRNYVLSYLRTKDDAEIDLILERKNEPPILIEIKSKDQINAIDTRSLDRFKDVFPKSRLLLLSLDSAAKRFGKVEALPWQMGLSELGLTKK; encoded by the coding sequence TTGATTAATCGACGTTTTACAAAAGACGAGCTGCATACAATCGACCTACTCAGTGACAGGGAATTTTATCAATACGATACAAATCCAGATCTGCTCATCAACCGCGCTAACCAACTTCCAGGCAGTATCAAGTGGATATTAATTGACGAAATCCAACGCGTCCCGAGGTTGCTAAACGTCGTGCATAAGTTAATCGAAGAAAAACTAATTAACTTTGCTTTGACTGGATCAAGCTCTAGAAAACTCCGCCGTGGCGGGGCAAACCTTTTAGCTGGACGCGCATTCGTCTACAATTTATTCCCCTTAACCCACGTTGAACTTGGAGAGCAATTCAATCTCGATCGTGTACTATCGTTTGGCAGCTTACCGAAAGTTTTTAGCTTACAAACAATTGAGGAAAAATCTTTATTTCTTGAAAGCTATGTTCACACCTATCTGAAAGAAGAAATTGTTGCGGAGCAATTAGTGCGTAACCTTACACCCTTCAGGAAATTCCTCCAGATTGCCGCACAAATGAATAGTCAAATTATTAATTTTAGTTCAATTGCACGCGATGTTGGCGTAGACCCAAATACAGTAAAGACGTATTTTAGCATTCTTGAAGAAACGCATACAGGAATGCTGCTTGAAGCTTCAGAAAAATCTGTGAGGAAGCAGCAATCTCAAGCTCCCAAATTTTATCTATTTGATACTGGCGTTAAAAGAGCCTTAGACAATAACATCAACGCTGACGTTTCACCGCAAACATACGAGTATGGTCGCTTGTTTGAAACATTTTTAATTAACGAAATCCATCGTCTCAACTATTATTTTCGAAGAAATTACGTGCTTTCATATCTACGCACAAAAGATGACGCAGAAATTGATTTGATCTTGGAACGAAAAAACGAGCCGCCAATATTAATTGAGATTAAGTCTAAGGATCAGATCAATGCCATTGACACGCGTAGCCTAGATCGATTCAAAGATGTTTTTCCAAAAAGTCGTTTACTCCTTTTAAGCCTTGACTCCGCAGCAAAACGCTTTGGGAAAGTTGAAGCCTTGCCGTGGCAAATGGGGTTAAGTGAACTTGGATTAACTAAAAAATAA
- a CDS encoding aldolase produces the protein MDLYFFTANPDQIRSTSSAQISGYVVDWEKCDKAKRQTGANTSISNYSVADLERARNLTTKHLICRINNHPALIATEIEQSIAAGADEILLPMVKTAEEVRAALDLVAGRAPLGILIETNEAVAIASKLNDLPLSRIYIGLNDLSISRNQAHNILLPLVDGTIDALRGKITRPFGIAGVTIPGKGSPIPVELLLAELLRLEVAFTFLRRSFIKDSSPDSYATDIENIHRLIAAAAELKNGLRLHRREQFIQMVQACSTN, from the coding sequence TTGGATCTATACTTCTTTACTGCAAATCCCGATCAGATTCGATCAACTAGCTCGGCACAAATTAGCGGCTACGTTGTAGATTGGGAGAAGTGCGACAAGGCAAAACGCCAAACCGGCGCAAATACGTCCATCTCCAACTACTCCGTAGCTGATTTAGAGCGCGCCAGGAATTTAACTACTAAGCACCTAATTTGCAGAATCAATAACCATCCCGCATTAATTGCCACAGAAATTGAACAATCAATTGCTGCAGGTGCAGATGAGATTCTGCTCCCGATGGTAAAAACTGCTGAAGAAGTAAGAGCTGCATTAGACCTAGTCGCTGGACGGGCTCCGCTTGGCATTTTAATTGAAACTAATGAAGCTGTAGCAATTGCCAGCAAACTCAACGACTTGCCACTTTCGCGAATATATATTGGGCTGAATGATTTATCGATTTCGCGCAATCAAGCGCATAATATTTTATTGCCGCTTGTCGATGGCACAATCGATGCACTACGAGGAAAAATCACTCGTCCATTTGGCATTGCTGGTGTGACAATTCCCGGGAAAGGTTCGCCGATTCCTGTTGAACTTTTACTCGCCGAGCTGCTGCGCCTGGAAGTAGCGTTTACCTTCCTGCGCCGATCTTTTATCAAAGATTCTAGTCCTGACAGTTACGCAACTGACATTGAAAATATCCATCGACTTATAGCAGCGGCTGCTGAGCTCAAAAATGGTTTGCGACTTCATCGTCGCGAGCAATTTATTCAAATGGTCCAAGCATGCTCGACAAATTAA
- a CDS encoding arginine repressor (regulates arginine biosynthesis when complexed with arginine by binding at site that overlap the promotors of the arginine biosynthesis genes): MLDERIKRQRALVKILKSKPYTTQDDVASALESEGFEVTQSSISRDFRELGVVKVGGRYTSTLRFTGDANSAALQGLIKNIDPAGGNLLVVKTTPGAANVVAARLDEKDLNEVVGTIAGDDTIFVATKTKRGQAHVIQALEKLDRIF, encoded by the coding sequence ATGCTAGATGAACGCATTAAACGGCAGCGCGCTTTGGTTAAGATTCTTAAGTCAAAGCCTTATACTACGCAAGACGACGTAGCGTCTGCCCTTGAGTCTGAGGGTTTTGAAGTCACCCAGTCAAGTATAAGTCGGGACTTTCGTGAGCTTGGAGTCGTTAAAGTTGGCGGTAGATACACCTCAACTTTACGATTTACTGGTGATGCAAATAGCGCAGCGCTCCAGGGGCTCATAAAAAATATTGATCCAGCAGGTGGAAATCTGCTTGTCGTAAAAACAACTCCCGGCGCTGCAAATGTTGTCGCCGCAAGACTTGATGAGAAAGACCTAAACGAAGTGGTCGGTACAATTGCCGGTGATGATACAATTTTCGTAGCCACTAAAACCAAACGCGGCCAGGCGCATGTGATCCAAGCCTTAGAAAAGCTCGATCGCATTTTTTAA
- a CDS encoding N-acetyl-gamma-glutamyl-phosphate reductase, translated as MAANHQEKIGIAILGVTGFGGGEFLRLITQHPNAQVVSVHTTSNPGKAIDEVHPHLKGFYNLKLEEDFNADKLANFKHKIIISALPHGPSGKAIEGLHRLVAKQGIKVIDLSGDLRLKDETLHRQYYPHSEALTTLRKEAVFGLTEIHCEQIKAATLLSNPGCLATASILALAPLSKTLGSELIAVAVDAKTGSSGAGKTLSETTHHPQRHDNFSYYKAFDHQHEPEIVENIKLSVDTSFSFLAQRLPIARGIFVTAHAELKHAVEKTKIVNAFQEFYATAPFVRIRNSSPEIQNVVGSNFCDLAIEVRGKQLLIAVAIDNLVKGMVGQAIQNMNLMCGLDQTTGLWTPALNLS; from the coding sequence ATGGCTGCTAATCATCAAGAAAAAATCGGCATAGCAATTTTAGGAGTTACTGGATTCGGTGGCGGTGAGTTTTTACGCCTAATCACTCAGCACCCTAACGCTCAAGTCGTTTCCGTCCACACCACTTCTAACCCAGGGAAAGCAATTGACGAGGTGCACCCCCATTTAAAGGGTTTTTATAACCTCAAGCTGGAAGAGGATTTTAACGCCGATAAATTAGCTAATTTTAAACATAAAATAATAATTTCAGCCTTGCCACATGGCCCTTCAGGCAAAGCTATCGAAGGGCTGCATCGACTAGTCGCAAAGCAGGGTATAAAAGTTATTGATCTCTCTGGCGATTTACGGCTCAAAGACGAGACGCTGCATCGACAATATTATCCACACTCTGAGGCCTTGACGACGCTTCGCAAAGAAGCAGTTTTCGGGCTGACTGAAATTCACTGTGAGCAAATTAAAGCGGCAACGCTTCTTTCCAATCCAGGCTGCCTTGCCACTGCAAGCATTTTAGCTTTAGCACCGCTAAGCAAAACTTTAGGGTCGGAGTTAATAGCTGTCGCAGTCGATGCAAAAACGGGATCATCTGGGGCCGGGAAAACTCTTTCTGAAACAACCCATCACCCGCAACGGCACGACAATTTTTCATACTATAAGGCTTTTGATCATCAGCACGAGCCAGAGATTGTAGAAAATATTAAGCTCTCAGTAGACACTTCGTTTAGTTTCCTCGCGCAAAGACTGCCAATTGCACGCGGCATTTTTGTCACTGCTCATGCTGAGTTAAAGCACGCCGTAGAAAAAACTAAAATCGTCAATGCTTTTCAAGAATTTTACGCTACTGCACCGTTTGTAAGAATCCGTAACTCTTCCCCGGAAATTCAAAACGTTGTCGGATCAAATTTTTGTGACCTTGCAATTGAAGTCCGCGGCAAACAGCTTTTAATCGCCGTAGCAATTGATAATTTAGTTAAAGGCATGGTCGGACAGGCAATTCAGAATATGAATTTGATGTGTGGACTAGATCAAACAACCGGGCTTTGGACTCCAGCCCTTAATTTAAGTTAA
- a CDS encoding N-acetylornithine carbamoyltransferase: MQNWISFKDHSANALQALVARAIEIKAGSEVDSLRGKILGMMFFNSSLRTRSSFEALMFRHGGHAMTLTPGQDTWNFEHREGILMDADKAEHLKEAVRVLSRYVDALGVRSFAKLESLVDDLSEPVISAFCMYSEKPIVNLESAAEHPCQALADMQTLAEKFKNTGGPKGKKFVLRWLPHLRGLPMAVPHSALLAAANHGMDITIVAPQGYELAADYLALANQRVEQTGGSLSVSNDKSQTLQADVVYGKSWGASIFYGKPDDQKLSLAEHRSWRLELGDLNPQTLFMHCLPLRRNLKVTDAVIDSKNSIIIDQAENRYWAQTAIMEAIFKQ, from the coding sequence ATGCAAAACTGGATTAGCTTTAAAGATCACTCCGCTAACGCACTGCAAGCCTTAGTCGCACGTGCCATAGAAATCAAGGCGGGGTCAGAGGTTGATTCCCTGCGTGGAAAAATCTTAGGCATGATGTTTTTCAATAGTTCGCTGCGCACTCGCTCTTCCTTTGAAGCCTTGATGTTTCGCCATGGTGGCCACGCCATGACACTTACTCCTGGACAAGATACTTGGAACTTTGAGCATCGCGAAGGAATTCTCATGGACGCTGATAAAGCAGAGCATCTCAAAGAAGCAGTCCGAGTATTAAGCCGCTATGTTGATGCACTGGGTGTGAGGAGTTTCGCCAAATTAGAAAGCTTAGTTGATGACCTGAGTGAGCCTGTCATTTCAGCGTTCTGTATGTATAGCGAAAAGCCTATAGTTAATCTCGAGTCTGCAGCAGAACACCCCTGCCAAGCGCTTGCCGATATGCAAACCTTAGCGGAGAAATTTAAAAATACAGGTGGACCCAAGGGCAAGAAATTCGTCTTAAGATGGCTGCCACATTTACGTGGACTACCCATGGCTGTTCCCCACTCTGCCCTACTAGCTGCAGCAAATCATGGCATGGACATCACAATTGTCGCTCCGCAAGGTTATGAGCTGGCAGCTGACTATCTGGCTCTGGCTAACCAGCGTGTGGAGCAAACTGGAGGTTCGCTTTCGGTGAGTAATGATAAATCCCAAACTCTCCAAGCTGATGTTGTCTACGGAAAAAGCTGGGGGGCCTCAATTTTCTACGGCAAACCCGACGATCAGAAGCTCTCACTAGCAGAACACCGCTCCTGGAGGCTCGAGCTTGGAGATCTCAATCCGCAAACGCTTTTTATGCATTGCCTACCGCTTAGAAGAAATCTAAAAGTCACGGATGCGGTAATTGATTCGAAAAATTCAATTATTATTGATCAGGCAGAAAATCGCTATTGGGCGCAAACTGCTATTATGGAGGCAATTTTTAAGCAATGA
- a CDS encoding NAD(P)-dependent oxidoreductase: MLDKLSDKSVLVTGATGFIGTNLVHALAPKGIALHALVRPTSDPSRINELSSYAKLHYADLRDQTTLESIVSAIDPNYILHLAATPDHSQTLSQCREALETSILGTFNLLQAASSLKHLKKVIVAGSLLTDSYSQVASAELISFRSIPKSSERMLATWLAQNLKLPVLVLLIARAYGPFEKVTRFVPQLINAHIRNQVLELTAEPCFRDFIHTDDLSQAFLQAMTVETTPGAIFELGSGQLTSTHAVVQQFEKLIGCEVKKHPGKYPQLQALMHTHAANITETCRILNWSPQVDLSAGLSKTFEWYKNEWHKNNPTF; the protein is encoded by the coding sequence ATGCTCGACAAATTAAGCGACAAATCAGTGCTAGTGACCGGCGCAACTGGATTTATTGGAACTAACCTAGTGCACGCGCTGGCCCCTAAAGGAATAGCATTGCATGCTCTAGTTCGCCCGACTAGTGATCCGAGCCGCATCAATGAGCTTAGCAGTTACGCCAAACTTCACTACGCTGACCTAAGAGATCAAACTACCCTAGAATCGATTGTTTCGGCGATTGATCCAAATTATATACTTCATTTAGCTGCTACTCCCGATCACTCCCAAACATTAAGCCAATGTCGCGAGGCGCTAGAGACCAGTATTCTCGGAACATTTAACCTCTTACAAGCTGCAAGCTCACTTAAGCATTTAAAAAAAGTTATTGTCGCAGGTAGCTTATTAACCGATAGCTACTCTCAAGTAGCATCTGCCGAACTAATCAGTTTTCGTTCGATTCCTAAGTCTTCGGAACGCATGCTCGCCACTTGGCTTGCACAAAATCTCAAACTACCAGTTCTAGTTTTACTGATTGCTCGGGCCTACGGGCCGTTTGAAAAAGTAACGCGTTTCGTTCCACAACTAATCAACGCTCATATACGAAATCAAGTCTTAGAACTTACAGCAGAACCATGTTTTCGTGATTTCATTCATACTGACGACCTCAGCCAGGCTTTTTTACAAGCAATGACTGTCGAGACTACGCCAGGTGCAATTTTCGAATTAGGTTCTGGGCAACTAACTTCAACGCACGCCGTTGTGCAGCAGTTTGAAAAACTCATTGGTTGTGAAGTAAAAAAACACCCCGGCAAATATCCCCAGCTTCAAGCTTTAATGCATACTCACGCGGCAAATATCACAGAGACGTGCCGAATCCTGAATTGGTCGCCACAAGTAGATTTATCCGCAGGGTTAAGTAAGACATTTGAGTGGTACAAAAATGAATGGCACAAAAACAATCCGACATTCTAA
- the argB gene encoding acetylglutamate kinase produces the protein MTPLIRKDLSALSTAIPYIKAFKGKTFVVKMGGDLCESERAIHDIIEQITLLQQLGINVVLVHGGGKHSTKLAESLGIKTEFVNGRRITSSVALEVLKMSFLGTLNTNILLTARKIGLSAVGLSGIDADLIVAHRRGPVSVKTDQGTETVDFGHVGEIDSVNTTLLKNLISDGLVPVIASLGATREGEALNINADTIAAYIAVALGAEKLIYTTTVDGVFDDINNPATLHSVLTQKEIESMRSKGLISEGMLPKLETALWALERGVNRVHIVSGFSEDSILHEAFTNEGAGTMITKE, from the coding sequence ATGACGCCATTAATTAGAAAAGACTTAAGTGCATTATCAACAGCGATTCCTTACATCAAAGCATTTAAGGGCAAAACATTTGTTGTTAAAATGGGCGGCGACCTTTGTGAGTCAGAGCGCGCAATTCATGATATCATCGAGCAGATCACCTTGCTGCAGCAGCTTGGAATTAACGTCGTGCTTGTTCACGGCGGTGGCAAACATTCTACTAAGCTTGCAGAGTCGCTCGGTATCAAGACAGAATTTGTCAACGGGCGGCGGATTACTTCAAGTGTGGCACTAGAAGTCTTAAAAATGTCCTTCTTAGGGACGCTGAACACGAACATTCTTCTTACAGCACGTAAGATTGGCTTAAGTGCAGTAGGCTTAAGTGGGATTGATGCAGACTTAATTGTCGCGCATCGTCGCGGACCAGTTAGTGTCAAAACCGATCAAGGCACAGAAACTGTTGATTTCGGACATGTTGGCGAGATTGATAGCGTTAATACGACATTGCTTAAGAATTTAATTAGTGACGGTCTTGTTCCGGTGATTGCCTCCTTGGGAGCGACTCGAGAAGGCGAAGCATTAAATATTAACGCTGATACAATTGCTGCCTATATTGCTGTAGCACTTGGTGCAGAGAAGTTAATCTATACTACTACAGTCGATGGGGTTTTTGACGACATTAATAACCCGGCAACATTACATTCTGTCTTGACCCAAAAAGAAATTGAATCAATGCGCAGCAAGGGATTAATCAGCGAAGGTATGTTACCAAAGCTTGAGACGGCGCTCTGGGCGCTGGAGCGTGGCGTAAATCGTGTGCACATTGTCAGCGGGTTTTCGGAAGACAGTATTTTACACGAAGCTTTCACGAATGAAGGCGCAGGGACGATGATTACGAAGGAGTAA
- a CDS encoding aspartate aminotransferase family protein — MTTEQIIQLNDTYHVNNARRSKIVFSHGEGSYLYDLTGKKYLDLLAGIAVNTLGYDHPEYTARVTDQFKKLSHISNFFYTEALALLAKKLAKITGLNRSFFCNSGAEANEAAFKFARKWGKETKGENCFRIGSFKKGFHGRTFGALSATHKKAYQDAFAPLVPGFFELDPHDSARMDQELDASVCAVIVEPVQGESGIHPLPDQCLQGLRKLCTERKILLIVDEIQSGIGRTGKWFGFQHSGIKPDLITMAKGLAGGVPIGACTMSEDVAAHIQPGDHGSTFGGNALACAAGVATLEIIEKSNLIENARVTGDYLAAELEKIQAELNIFSEIRHRGLMLGADMRKPKAKEIFAQALEAGVVLNAASERTLRFVPPLILTKAGVDEAIAKLRPLFAGLTN, encoded by the coding sequence ATGACAACAGAACAAATTATCCAACTCAACGACACTTATCATGTCAATAACGCCCGTCGTTCAAAAATAGTTTTTTCGCATGGTGAAGGTTCTTATTTATATGACCTAACTGGGAAGAAATATCTCGACCTTTTGGCGGGCATTGCCGTAAACACTCTGGGCTATGATCACCCTGAATACACAGCCCGCGTCACTGATCAATTCAAAAAACTAAGCCACATCTCCAATTTCTTTTATACTGAAGCGCTTGCGCTACTGGCTAAAAAACTCGCCAAAATCACAGGTCTCAATCGATCTTTTTTCTGTAACTCTGGTGCCGAGGCCAACGAAGCCGCATTTAAATTTGCCCGTAAATGGGGCAAAGAAACCAAGGGCGAAAACTGCTTTAGAATTGGAAGTTTTAAAAAAGGCTTTCATGGCAGGACCTTTGGCGCGCTTTCGGCAACACATAAAAAAGCCTATCAAGATGCTTTTGCTCCGCTTGTCCCTGGTTTTTTTGAACTTGACCCGCATGATAGTGCGAGGATGGACCAAGAACTAGATGCTAGTGTTTGTGCAGTAATTGTCGAGCCGGTGCAAGGTGAATCGGGCATTCATCCTCTCCCTGACCAATGCCTGCAAGGACTGCGTAAGCTTTGCACTGAAAGAAAGATTCTTTTGATCGTTGATGAAATTCAATCTGGGATTGGGCGCACTGGGAAGTGGTTTGGCTTTCAGCATTCAGGAATTAAACCTGATTTAATCACCATGGCAAAAGGTCTTGCTGGTGGAGTGCCAATCGGAGCCTGCACCATGAGCGAGGATGTCGCCGCGCATATTCAACCTGGTGACCATGGATCCACTTTCGGTGGTAACGCCTTGGCTTGTGCGGCTGGAGTTGCAACGCTTGAGATTATCGAAAAAAGTAACTTAATCGAGAACGCGCGAGTAACCGGTGATTACTTAGCTGCAGAGTTAGAAAAAATTCAGGCCGAGCTTAATATTTTTAGTGAAATCAGGCATCGCGGGTTAATGCTTGGGGCCGACATGAGGAAACCTAAAGCCAAAGAGATTTTCGCACAGGCGCTTGAAGCTGGAGTTGTTTTAAATGCTGCTAGTGAGCGTACTTTGCGTTTTGTGCCGCCTTTAATTTTAACTAAAGCTGGCGTTGATGAAGCAATTGCCAAATTAAGACCTTTGTTTGCAGGGCTTACAAATTAG